The following proteins come from a genomic window of Nicotiana tomentosiformis chromosome 12, ASM39032v3, whole genome shotgun sequence:
- the LOC117273360 gene encoding copal-8-ol diphosphate hydratase, chloroplastic-like, whose amino-acid sequence MQVIITSSHRLFCHLHQLKSPTSLSAQQDEFKKHGPGNWLFQIEGSLLYKTLRLNCAPSDASYLGNVIKYLESNRANNSEEKDIQVSRTIQIKNLTEEIKHMLNSMEDGRSSVLAYDTAWVSFIQNTTNNGNNQRPMFPSCLEWIIDNQLSDGSWGEEIVFCIYDRLLNTLACVVSLTLWNTCLPKRNKGELKTYTPSVLIYVNSFD is encoded by the exons ATGCAAGTTATAATTACATCCAGTCACAGGCTTTtctgccatcttcatcaactcaAGAGTCCTACATCGTTGTCTGCACAACAAGATGAGTTTAAAAAACATGGACCCG GAAATTGGTTGTTCCAAATTGAAGGCTCACTTCTATATAAAACACTTCGTCTCAATTGTGCACCTAGTGATGCAAGTTATCTTG GTAATGTGATTAAGTACTTAGAATCTAATCGCGCAAACAACTCCGAAGAAAAGGATATTCAG GTAAGCAGAACAATACAGATCAAAAATTTGACAGAAGAGATCAAACATATGTTGAATTCGATGGAGGATGGAAGGTCAAGTGTCTTAGCCTATGACACAGCTTGGGTTTCCTTTATTCAAAATACTACTAATAATGGAAATAATCAAAGACCTATGTTTCCATCTTGTCTTGAATGGATTATAGACAATCAACTTTCTGATGGTTCATGGGGAGAGGAGATTGTATTCTGCATATATGATCGACTCTTGAACACACTAGCATGTGTTGTCTCATTAACACTATGGAACACATGCCTTCCTAAGAGAAACAAAGGTGAACTTAAaacttatactccctccgttttaatttatgtgaactcatttgactga